One stretch of Nocardia mangyaensis DNA includes these proteins:
- a CDS encoding F0F1 ATP synthase subunit B has protein sequence MREFITLAAEGEDVNPLLPATYDIVWSIVCVAIIGVLFWKYVIPRVTKTLEERTDKIEGGIARAEAAQAEAQQTLQQYQQQLADARLEAARIREDARTQGQQILAQMRTDAQAESDRIIAAGHSQLEAQRQQILTELRTEVGRTAVDLAEKIIGQSVSDEAKQAASIDKFLSELDDTDAIGVGR, from the coding sequence ATGCGCGAATTCATCACGCTCGCCGCAGAGGGAGAGGATGTGAATCCCCTCCTCCCCGCAACGTACGACATCGTCTGGTCGATCGTCTGTGTCGCCATCATCGGCGTGCTCTTCTGGAAATACGTGATCCCACGTGTGACCAAGACACTCGAAGAGCGCACCGACAAGATCGAAGGCGGTATCGCCAGGGCCGAAGCCGCCCAGGCCGAGGCACAGCAGACGCTGCAGCAGTACCAGCAGCAGCTGGCCGACGCACGGCTCGAGGCCGCTCGTATCCGCGAGGATGCGCGCACCCAGGGTCAGCAGATCCTCGCGCAGATGCGCACGGATGCCCAGGCCGAAAGCGATCGAATCATCGCCGCCGGTCATTCCCAGCTGGAAGCCCAGCGCCAGCAGATCCTGACCGAGCTGCGTACCGAGGTCGGCCGCACGGCCGTCGACCTGGCCGAGAAGATCATCGGCCAGTCTGTCTCGGACGAGGCCAAGCAGGCGGCGTCGATCGACAAGTTCCTCAGCGAACTCGACGACACCGATGCCATCGGGGTCGGAAGGTAG
- the atpB gene encoding F0F1 ATP synthase subunit A, which translates to MSDRTAGMTVVPAARTRERTLSVITLAAGEFHAPSLSDFFPPAVLFEGTPFELDRLMLVRLLMTAVLVIVFVLAFRAPKIVPRGLQNVMEAGVVFVKEQIAEEVLGKEMGKKFLPLIATIFFTVLFLNFSGVIPGLNISSNARIGMPIVLAAIVYIAYNYVGIRKYGFFPYIRHSIVVPDVPVALHVLLIPIEFISTFILRPFTLTVRLMANMLAGHIMLVLFFSATWFFLFDATAWMKIFSPFSLLAGIAFTLFELLVICLQAYVFALLTAVYIGQSQHAADH; encoded by the coding sequence ATGTCCGATCGAACCGCGGGAATGACCGTCGTACCCGCGGCCCGAACACGGGAGAGAACGCTGAGCGTCATCACTTTGGCGGCGGGCGAGTTCCACGCGCCATCGCTGTCCGACTTCTTCCCTCCAGCAGTGCTGTTCGAGGGTACGCCGTTCGAACTCGATCGCCTGATGCTGGTCCGGCTCCTGATGACTGCCGTTCTGGTGATCGTCTTCGTGCTGGCTTTCCGCGCACCGAAGATCGTGCCTCGCGGCCTGCAGAACGTGATGGAAGCCGGTGTGGTTTTCGTCAAGGAGCAGATTGCCGAGGAGGTCCTCGGTAAGGAAATGGGCAAGAAGTTCCTGCCGCTGATCGCGACGATCTTCTTCACGGTTCTCTTTCTGAACTTCTCCGGTGTGATTCCGGGATTGAACATCTCGTCGAACGCACGCATCGGTATGCCGATCGTCCTGGCCGCGATCGTCTACATCGCCTACAACTACGTCGGCATCCGGAAGTACGGGTTCTTCCCCTACATCCGCCACAGCATCGTCGTTCCCGACGTGCCGGTCGCGCTGCACGTGCTGCTGATCCCGATCGAGTTCATCTCGACGTTCATCCTGCGCCCGTTCACGCTGACCGTCCGACTCATGGCGAACATGCTGGCCGGCCACATCATGCTGGTGCTGTTCTTCAGCGCGACCTGGTTCTTCCTGTTCGACGCCACGGCGTGGATGAAGATCTTCTCGCCCTTCTCGCTGCTCGCCGGCATCGCCTTCACGCTGTTCGAGCTGCTGGTCATCTGCCTGCAGGCCTACGTCTTCGCGCTGCTGACGGCCGTGTACATCGGCCAGTCGCAGCACGCCGCCGACCACTGA
- a CDS encoding MraY family glycosyltransferase has translation MSTVVPLRELVLVLLVSATVTFLATGGVRILAIGFGAVAVPRERDVHVKPIPRMGGVGMYVGVVAAILFAHQLPALRRGFDYAPDIPAVLVAATIIVLVGIVDDRWGLDALTKFAGQVTAAGVMAVMGLAWYVIYDPFNDTTVVLDALQGGLVTVGITVTLVNAMNFVDGLDGLAAGLGLICAVAVFVFSVGLLYDQGGSVDTYPPALLAAALAGACLGFLPHNFSPARIFMGDTGSMMIGLMLAAISTGASGRIPLQGYGPRDIVGLLSPLLLVGAVMFIPVLDLLLAIVRRVRAGVSFSTPDKMHLHHRLLQIGHSQRRVVLLIYLWVGVLAFGAVGTSLMDRRIVVLLVAGGLVFALVVTAIPSMRRPESANR, from the coding sequence ATGAGCACGGTCGTCCCTCTGCGCGAGCTAGTGCTCGTGCTGCTCGTCTCGGCCACGGTGACCTTCCTGGCCACCGGTGGTGTCCGGATACTCGCCATCGGCTTCGGTGCCGTCGCCGTCCCCCGCGAACGCGATGTGCACGTGAAGCCGATCCCGCGGATGGGCGGTGTCGGCATGTATGTCGGCGTCGTGGCCGCGATCCTGTTCGCGCATCAATTGCCCGCGCTGCGCCGCGGTTTCGACTACGCGCCCGATATCCCGGCCGTCCTGGTGGCGGCGACGATCATCGTGCTGGTCGGCATCGTCGACGACCGGTGGGGCCTCGACGCGCTCACCAAATTCGCCGGACAGGTCACCGCCGCGGGTGTCATGGCCGTGATGGGCCTGGCCTGGTACGTGATCTACGACCCGTTCAACGACACCACCGTGGTGCTCGACGCGCTGCAGGGCGGTCTGGTGACGGTGGGCATCACCGTCACCCTGGTGAACGCGATGAACTTCGTCGACGGTCTGGACGGCCTCGCGGCCGGCCTCGGATTGATCTGCGCCGTCGCCGTTTTCGTGTTCTCCGTGGGTTTGCTCTACGACCAGGGCGGCTCGGTGGACACCTATCCGCCCGCGCTGCTGGCCGCCGCGCTGGCCGGCGCCTGTCTCGGATTTCTGCCGCACAATTTCTCGCCCGCCCGAATCTTCATGGGCGATACCGGCTCGATGATGATCGGTTTGATGCTGGCCGCGATTTCCACCGGCGCCTCCGGCCGAATTCCGCTGCAGGGCTACGGCCCGCGCGACATTGTCGGTTTGCTCTCACCGCTGTTGCTGGTGGGAGCGGTGATGTTCATTCCGGTGCTCGATCTGTTGCTCGCGATCGTGCGCCGCGTACGCGCCGGCGTGAGTTTCTCCACACCTGACAAAATGCACCTGCACCATCGTTTGCTGCAGATCGGACATTCGCAGCGCCGCGTGGTTCTGCTGATCTATTTGTGGGTCGGCGTACTCGCCTTCGGCGCGGTGGGAACTTCGCTGATGGATCGCCGGATCGTCGTGTTGCTGGTCGCGGGTGGATTGGTGTTCGCGCTGGTAGTGACCGCGATCCCATCCATGCGCAGGCCGGAGTCGGCTAACCGCTGA
- the prmC gene encoding peptide chain release factor N(5)-glutamine methyltransferase produces MPDDVTGRLRLRPLITAAAVRLAESGVASPLPDAENLAAHVLGVDRMRLALHPMIEADEAARFGQLVERRATRIPLQHLTGIAVMGEIDLAVGPGVFVPRPETELLFAWALAYLETLGHAHAPIVVDLCTGTGALALAIAHARPDAVVHAVELDPDAMIWTRRNTEARAADGDTPVTLHTADVTDSALLTELTGRVDLVVANPPYIPEAAVLDPEVADHDPHRALFGGPDGLDVIRAMTPNIARLLRPGGATAVEHDDTNGAGVAAIVTAAGLAEVTEHPDLAGRPRFVTAHSPSER; encoded by the coding sequence GTGCCCGATGACGTGACCGGGCGACTGCGCCTGCGGCCGCTGATCACCGCGGCCGCGGTGCGCCTTGCCGAGTCCGGGGTGGCCTCGCCGCTGCCCGACGCGGAGAACCTGGCCGCCCACGTCCTCGGTGTCGACCGGATGCGGCTGGCCCTGCACCCGATGATCGAGGCGGACGAGGCGGCGAGGTTCGGCCAGCTCGTCGAACGCCGCGCCACGCGAATTCCGTTGCAGCACTTGACCGGAATCGCCGTGATGGGTGAGATAGACCTCGCTGTGGGCCCCGGGGTGTTCGTGCCCCGCCCGGAGACCGAACTGCTCTTCGCGTGGGCGCTGGCCTACCTGGAGACCCTCGGCCACGCGCACGCGCCGATCGTCGTCGACCTGTGCACCGGCACGGGCGCTCTGGCTTTGGCCATCGCCCACGCCCGCCCCGATGCCGTCGTCCACGCCGTGGAGCTCGATCCCGACGCCATGATCTGGACCCGCCGCAATACCGAGGCCCGCGCCGCCGACGGCGACACCCCCGTCACCCTGCACACCGCCGACGTCACCGATTCGGCCCTGCTCACCGAGTTGACCGGCCGCGTCGACCTGGTCGTCGCGAACCCGCCCTACATCCCCGAGGCCGCCGTCCTCGATCCCGAAGTCGCCGACCACGATCCCCATCGAGCCCTCTTCGGCGGCCCGGACGGCCTCGACGTCATCCGCGCCATGACCCCGAACATCGCCCGTCTGCTTCGTCCCGGCGGCGCCACGGCCGTCGAACACGACGACACCAACGGCGCGGGAGTGGCGGCCATCGTGACCGCCGCGGGGCTGGCCGAGGTCACCGAACACCCCGACCTCGCGGGCAGACCACGTTTCGTCACGGCGCACAGTCCCAGCGAACGCTGA
- a CDS encoding L-threonylcarbamoyladenylate synthase, with protein sequence MSTVYDCAEPASRAAGITAATSALKSGRLVVMPTDTLYGLAADAFDSSAVSDLLAAKRRGRDMPVPVLVGSWHTIDGLVFSVRPQARELIRAFWPGALSLVVQAAPSLAWDLGDTRGTVMLRMPLHPVALELLREVGPLAVSSANVSGQPPASTAEQAREQLGSLASVYLDGGPAEHAVASTIVDLTADQPRVLREGAVPVADIAEVLGMVPEALLSSAQR encoded by the coding sequence GTGAGTACCGTCTACGACTGTGCGGAACCGGCGTCACGTGCTGCGGGGATCACCGCGGCGACCAGTGCGCTGAAGTCGGGTCGGCTGGTCGTCATGCCGACCGACACGCTGTACGGTCTGGCCGCCGACGCCTTCGACTCCTCCGCGGTGAGCGATCTGCTGGCCGCCAAGCGGCGCGGTCGCGACATGCCGGTGCCGGTCCTGGTCGGTTCGTGGCACACTATCGACGGGCTGGTGTTCTCGGTGCGCCCGCAGGCGCGCGAGCTGATCCGCGCGTTCTGGCCGGGTGCGTTGAGCCTCGTCGTGCAGGCCGCGCCCTCGCTGGCCTGGGATCTCGGTGACACCCGCGGCACCGTCATGCTGCGGATGCCGTTGCACCCGGTGGCGCTGGAATTGCTGCGTGAGGTGGGCCCGCTGGCCGTGTCGAGCGCCAATGTGTCGGGTCAGCCGCCCGCCAGCACCGCCGAGCAGGCACGCGAGCAGCTGGGTTCGCTGGCGAGTGTGTATCTCGACGGCGGACCGGCCGAGCACGCGGTGGCCTCGACCATCGTCGATCTGACCGCGGACCAGCCGCGGGTGCTGCGGGAGGGCGCGGTGCCGGTGGCCGATATCGCGGAGGTCCTCGGCATGGTGCCCGAAGCCTTGCTCAGCTCCGCCCAGCGGTGA
- a CDS encoding F0F1 ATP synthase subunit delta, which produces MYAASREASSRSREALRAALTGSETVAATTGSELFAVVAVLDDQRSLRVALADVSVPGSVRAELSERIFGGQVSAATQAVLTTAVAQNWSRTRDLVDTLVLLGQEALLESAADGGRLDAVEDELFRLGRIIADNPQLEQALSDQGKPTSARRELIERLLNGKAEPITTALAEQAVARQRTNNIGVAFGALSDLAAARRDQIVAHVHAAVELTGPQKEKLSASLQRIYGKAVTVHVQVDPTLLSGVVVRVGDDVIDGSATGRLEKLRRALS; this is translated from the coding sequence ATGTACGCAGCGAGCCGTGAGGCCAGCTCCCGGTCGCGGGAGGCGCTTCGGGCCGCTCTGACCGGAAGCGAAACTGTTGCGGCCACAACGGGGTCGGAACTGTTCGCCGTTGTCGCCGTGCTGGACGACCAGCGTTCGCTGCGTGTGGCGCTCGCGGACGTGTCGGTGCCGGGTTCGGTACGCGCTGAACTCAGTGAGCGGATCTTCGGCGGCCAGGTCAGCGCTGCCACGCAGGCAGTGCTGACCACCGCGGTGGCCCAGAACTGGTCGCGCACCCGTGATCTGGTCGACACCCTGGTACTGCTCGGGCAGGAGGCTCTGCTGGAGTCGGCCGCCGACGGTGGCCGGCTGGACGCGGTGGAGGACGAGCTGTTCCGGCTCGGCCGGATCATCGCCGACAACCCGCAGCTCGAGCAGGCGCTGTCCGACCAGGGCAAGCCGACCTCGGCGCGGCGCGAGCTGATCGAACGGCTGCTCAACGGCAAAGCCGAACCGATCACCACGGCGCTGGCCGAGCAGGCGGTGGCCCGGCAACGGACCAACAACATCGGCGTCGCCTTCGGCGCCCTGTCCGATCTGGCGGCGGCCCGTCGTGACCAGATCGTCGCCCATGTGCACGCCGCGGTCGAGCTGACCGGCCCGCAGAAGGAGAAGCTCTCGGCTTCCCTGCAGCGGATCTACGGCAAGGCGGTCACCGTGCACGTGCAGGTCGACCCGACGCTGCTGAGCGGCGTCGTCGTGCGCGTCGGAGACGACGTGATCGACGGCAGCGCCACCGGCCGACTGGAGAAGCTGCGCCGGGCGCTGTCCTGA
- a CDS encoding ATP synthase F0 subunit C: MSLAYLAQEAATTESTFTGFGAIGYGLAAIGPGIGVGIVVGKAIEGIARQPELSGQIRTTMFLGIAFTEALALIGLVAGFIF, encoded by the coding sequence ATGAGCCTCGCTTACCTGGCCCAGGAAGCCGCGACCACCGAGAGCACCTTCACCGGTTTCGGCGCCATCGGCTACGGCCTCGCTGCGATCGGCCCCGGCATCGGCGTCGGCATCGTCGTCGGTAAGGCCATCGAGGGCATCGCGCGTCAGCCCGAGCTGTCCGGCCAGATCCGTACCACCATGTTCCTCGGTATCGCGTTCACCGAGGCCCTGGCGCTGATCGGCCTCGTCGCCGGCTTCATCTTCTGA